TGCGACGCTCGCCGACTTCCAGCCGTCGCAGACGCACCGCGTGCTGCTGGACCCGGACGGCCACCCGTTCTGTCTCTGCCTGTAGCGACTGCGCCTCCAGATCCGACCGCGAAGGGTCAGTAGTAGCCCTTCTCGCCGTCCAGCAGTTCGCGGATGGTGTCCAGGTGACCGGCGTGGCGGGCGGTCTCCTCGAGCATGTGGAGCACAACCCACCGCAAGGTGGCCCGGGCGGCGTCGAAGTCGGGGTGGCTGCCCACGTCGTCGAGGGCGTGCGCGGCGATGATCTCGTTCGACGCCGCGCACTGCCGGTCGTACTCCGCCAGCAGCTGGTCCAGCGGCACGGCCCGGTCGACGATCATCGCCTCCTCGGGGTCGTCGACGAACTGCGGCGCGCCGGGGTCGGCCGGTCCACCGGCGAAGACCACCTCGAACCACCGCCGCTCGGCCCAGCGCAGGTGGGAGAGGATGCCCGCCACCGTCATCAGGGGCGAGTCCGGCAGTACCGACCGGTGCAGGTCGTCGTGCCCCAGGCCCTCGCACTTGTAGTGGACGATCGCCCGCTGGAGGTCGTACCAGCCCATCAGCTGGGTGCGCTCGTCGGCGACGTGTGGGGGCCTGGCCCGGGGAGGGGAGGAGGTCATGGCGGCCGAGCGTACTGATGATCTCGCCGGGGCGCCGAGCGAGCCCCGTCCGGGGCCCGCGCGGGCTCGGCTGGGGGACCGGGGGGATAACGAGGTGTCGTAGTTGGCGGCGTTGCCTATCCTTGACCTCCGTATGGACACGCCGTCGCGATCATCACTTGCCCAGCTGCAGGCCCGCCTCCCGGAGTTGACGCACCACGACCGGCGCCGGCTGCAGCGCCGCATCGACGGCGTACGCAACCGCCGCGGCCGCGGTGACCAGCAGGTTTCCGGCGAGGTCCTGGACCGGATCGCCGCCGACATCGACGCCGCCGAGCAGCGCCTGGCCGCGCGACGGGCCGGCGTACCGGCCGTCAGCTACCCCGAGGAGCTGCCGGTCAGCCAGCGCCGGGACGACATCCTCGCCGCCATCCGCGACCACCAGGTGGTGATCGTGGCCGGCGAGACCGGTTCGGGCAAGACGACCCAGCTGCCCAAGATGTGCCTCGAGCTCGGCCGCGGGGTGAGCGGACTGGTCGGCCACACCCAGCCCCGGCGGCTGGCGGCCAGGACGGTGGCCGAGCGGATCGCCGAGGAGCTGGACACCCCGCTGGGTGAGGCGGTCGGCTGGAAGGTGCGGTTCACCGACAAGGTGGGCGACAACACCCTGGTCAAGGTGATGACCGACGGCATCCTGCTGGCCGAGATCCAGTCCGACCGGATGCTGCGGCAGTACGACACCCTCATCATCGACGAGGCACACGAACGCAGCCTCAACATCGACTTCATCCTCGGCTACGTCAAACAGCTGCTGCCGCGCCGGCCCGACCTGAAGGTGATCATCACCTCGGCGACGATCGACCCCGAGCGCTTCTCCCGGCACTTCGGCGACGCGCCGATCGTGGAGGTGTCCGGCCGGACCTATCCGGTGGAAGTGCGTTACCGCCCGATCGTCGAGGACGCCGAGGACCGCGACCGGGACCAGACCCAGGCGATCCTGGACGCGGTCGACGAGCTGTCCCTGGAGGGCGACGGCGACATCCTGGTGTTCCTCAGTGGCGAGCGCGAGATCCGGGACACCGCCGACGCGCTGGAGAAGCAGAACCTCCCGCGGACCGAGATCGCGCCGCTGTACGCCCGGCTGTCGGCGGCCGAGCAGCACCGGGTCTTCCAGCGGCACAGCGGGCGGCGGATCGTCCTCGCCACCAACGTCGCGGAGACCTCGCTCACCGTGCCGGGGATCAGGTACGTCATCGATCCCGGCACCGCCCGCATCTCCCGCTACAGCCAGCGGCTGAAGGTGCAGCGGCTGCCGATCGAGGCGATCTCCCAGGCCTCGGCCAACCAGCGCAAGGGACGTTGCGGTCGTACGTCGGACGGCATCTGCATCCGCCTGTACGCCGAGGACGACTTCCTCGCCCGGCCGGAGTTCACCGACCCGGAGATCCTGCGGACCAACCTCGCGTCGGTCATCCTGGCGATGACGGCGGCGGGGCTGGGCGACCTGGCGGCGTTCCCGTTCATCGACCCGCCGGACAGCCGCAACGTGAAGGCCGGCGTGCAGTTGCTGGAGGAGCTCGGTGCGCTCGCGACCGCTCCGGCCGAGGCGGCGGCGGGTGCCACGGACGCAGACGTCAAGCAGGGCTGGGATGTCGAGCCGGCCGACGACGAGCGGCCGGGCAAGGGTGGTCGGGCCGGCCGGAAATCCCGGGGCCGCGGTGACCGCGACGGTGGCAACCGGCTGACCCCGGTCGGGCGTACGCTCTCGCAGCTGCCGGTCGACCCGCGGCTGGCGCGGATGGTGGTCGAGGCCGAGCGCAACGGCTGCCTGCGCGAGGTGATGGTGATCGCCGCGGCGCTGTCCATCCAGGACCCGCGCGAACGCCCGACGGGCAAGGAGGAGGCGGCGACCCAGCAGCACGCGCGGTTCGTGGACAAGACCTCCGACTTCCTCACCTACCTCAACCTCTGGGACTACCTGCGCGAGCAGCAGCACGCCCTGTCGTCCAACCAGTTCCGCCGGCTGTGCCGCAACGAGTTCCTCAACTACCTGCGGGTGCGGGAGTGGCAGGACATCGAGAGCCAGCTGCGTCAGGTGGCGAAGTCGCTCGGCATGGCAGTCGGCAAGCGGAACGAGAACCTCGACTCCGACCGCATCCACCAGTCCCTGCTGGCCGGGCTGCTGTCCCACATCGGCCTGAAGGACAGCGAGAAGAAGAAGTCGGAGGAGAGCGCCCGGGGCGCGGGCCGGCGCTCGGCCAACGACTTCCTCGGCGCCCGGGGCGCGCGCTTCGCGGTCTTCCCCGGCTCGGCGCTGTTCAAGAACCCACCCCAGTGGGTGATGGCGGCCGAGCTGGTGGAGACCTCCCGCCTGTGGGCGCGGATCGTGGCCCGGATCGATCCCGCCTGGGTGGAGGCCCTGGCCGGTCACCTGGTCAAGCGCAACTACAGCGAGCCGCACTGGTCCAAGAAGCAGGCCGCGGTGCTGGCGTACGAGCGCGTGACGTTGTACGGCGTGCCGCTGGTGGCGCAGCGGGTGGTCAACTACGGCCGGATCGACGCCGAGCTGTCCCGCGAGCTCTTCATCCGGCATGGCCTTGTGGAAGGCGACTGGGAGACCCGGCACGAGTTCTTCCACGCCAACCGCGCGTTGCTGGACGAGGTCGAGGACCTCGAGGACCGTGCCCGGCGGCGCGACATCCTCGTCGACGACGACGCGTTGTTCGACTTCTACGACGAACGCGTCGGCAGGGATGTGGTGTCGGGGGCGCACTTCGACTCCTGGTGGAAGAAGACCCGCCGGCGCGAGCCGGACCTGCTCACCTTCTCCCTCGACATGCTGGTGAACGAGTCGGCCGAGCAGGTCGACGAGGCCGACTATCCGGATGTCTGGGAGGTGCCGGGTGCGAAGCTGCGGCTCACCTACCAGTTCGAACCCGGCGCCGACGCCGACGGCGTCACGGTGCACATCCCGCTGCCGATCCTGAACCAGCTGCGTTCGGACACCTTCGACTGGCAGATTCCCGGCCTGCGCCGAGAGCTCGTCACCGCACTGATCCGCACGCTGCCCAAGCCGTTGCGCCGCACGCTCGTACCCGCACCGGACTTCGCCCGCGCCGCGCTGGAACGCATGCAGCCCCACCGTCAACCCTTCCTTGACAGCCTGGAGGCGGCGCTGCGGCAGTTCACCGGCATTCTCCTCCCGAGGGAGTCGTGGGACCTGCAGAAGGTGCCGGACCACCTCAGGCCGACCTTCCGGGTGCTCGACGGCCGGGGACGCACCCTCGGTGAGGGCAAGGATCTCGCCGCCCTGAAGGAGAAGCTGCGCGGTGAGCTGAAGGTCACCCTGGCCAAGGCGGCCGGTGGGGTCGAACGCGCGAACATCCGCAGCTGGGACTTCGACCAGGTGCCGGCGGAGTTCGCCGAGCAGCGGGCCGGCCTGTCCGTGCGGGCCTATCCCGCCCTGGCCGACGCCGGCGACTCCGCCGCGATCAGGTTGTTCGAGTCCGAGGCGGACGCCCGGCGGGCGATGTGGGCGGGCACCCGCCGGCTGCTGTTGCTCAACCTGCCGTCCCCGGTGAAGTACGTCCTGGATCGCCAGTCCTACCAGACGAAACTCGCCCTGAGCCACAGTCCGCACGGCAGCGCCGCCGCGCTGTTCGACGACTGCCTGGCCTGTGCGGTGGACAAGCTGATGGCCGACAACGGCGGCCCGGTGCGCGATCGCGCGGGCTTCGACCGGCTGCGCGATGCCGTACGCGCCGACCTGCACGACACGGTGGCCGACACCGTCACCAGGGCGGCCGAGGTGCTGTCCGTCGCGCACGAACTCGACACCCGCCTTCGGCGTACGTCCAACCCCGTGCTGCTGCCGGCCCTGACCGATGTCAAGGCGCAGTTGGCAGGGCTGGTGTATCCGGGTTTCGTCACCGAGACCGGCTGGCGCCGGCTGACCGACCTGGTGCGCTACCTGCGGGCGATCGACCGCAGGCTGGACAAGGTGGCCGCCGAGCCCCACCGCGACGCCGAGCGGATGCGCTCGGTGCGGCAGGTCCAGGAGGCCTACGACCAGGCCCGCGAACGGCTCTCCCGCGACGCCCGGGTGTCCGGCTCGCTCAGTGCGCAGGCGGAGGAAGGCCTGCGGGAGATCCGCTGGATGATCGAAGAGCTCCGGGTCAGCTACTTCGCTCAGGTCCTGGGCACCCCCGGCCCGATCTCGGACAAGCGGATCCTGAAGGCGATCGACCGGCTCACCAGCTGAGGTTCAGCTGCCGGGGTCGGCCGCGGCGTCGGCGAAGGCGCCGTCGGCCAGCACCGGAACGCTCGTACTCGCGTCGATCTCGGCGGCGACGGCCACATCCTTGGCGAACCCCCCGGCACGTAGCTCCCGCCCGGAGGAGCAGTCCAGAAGCGCGGCGACTGGATCCATGGCCCGGTAACCCGCCCTTGCGGCGTTCGCCTCTGGTGACAGCGGACCGGCGCCGAGGTCGGCCAGGGCCGCGGCGACCGCGCCGGCTCCGAGCAGGTCCTCCAGGGCGGGACGCAGGCTCGTGTCCGGCCAGCGTTCACCGGCCGGCACCAACAGCACCGGCTGGTCCGGGGTGCCCGCACCCTGGCCGGCCAGCCACCGCGCGACGGCACCCGCGTTGCGCAGGCAGGCCGCGACCACGCGCGTACCGCGGCCGGTCGCGGCGGCGGCGATGGTGGAGCCGTTGGGGGAGGGGAGCACGAGCCGGGGTACGAGCGGCGCGTCCCGCAGCGCCGCGGGCGACAGCGACCACGGCGTGGAGGCGGTGACCTCCCGGCGCCCGACCGCCAGTGCGGCCCGGTGCCGGGCGGCGAACGCGACGGCCGTCTCGTCGCGCCACGGGTACGGCAGCACCCGCGTTCCGCGTTCGGTGGCGACGTCCACCGCCGTGGTGAAGGACAGCACGTCGACCACCACCAGCCAGCCGGGACGCCCGTCCGCCAGGCGTTCCGCCCCGGTCGGTCCCCACTCCAGGCGTACTCCGGACGACTCCTGCGCCCACCAGCGTTCACCGTGCATTGTCGGCCTTTCGACGAGGTTTCGCGCACCGAGGCCGACCCCGGCCGCGGCGTTGACAGCTCGGATCGGGCACTCCTAGCCTCCCGAGAAATCGATTACTCGGTACGAGGAGACTCGTCATGGATCGACGTCCCGCCCCTCCCGGCCGACCAAGCTCTTCCCGGCGCAGTTTTCCTCGGCCGTGTCGGTGGCGCGGCTCTGGTCCCGGTGTTCGGCTCGGTCCTGGCCGGCTGCGGTGGGGAGGAGGACGCCTCGCCGGGTGGCGCCACCTCCGGCACGGTCACCTTCGTCTACTACGGCGACGCGAACGCGCAGAAGGCGTACGACAAACTCTTCACCACGTTTCGCAAGAAGTATCCGAACATCACCCTGAAGGCCCAGGGCATCGCCGCCGACTCGTGGGCGGGCTTCGCGAACACCGTAGCCACCCGGCTGGCCGGCGGCCAGTCGCTGGACGTGGTGCAGATCGCGACCGAGGGGCAGCGGATCTTCGCCTCGAAGCGGCTGCTCGAACCGCTGGATCCCTATATCCAGAAGGACAGGGCGGCGGTGGACGCCTACTACGCCGACACGCCACCCAACCTGCGGAAGTGGCTGAAGGAGTACGCCTCGCCCGACGGTAAGACCTACTTCATGCCGGGCGGCTACAACACGATGGCGATGTACCTGAACACCGACCTGTTCGCCAGGGCCGGGCTGGAGGTCCCGCAGGCCTGGACCTGGGAGGAGTTCCGGACCGCGGGCAAGGCGATCAAGGCGAAGACCGGTGCCTTCCTCGGCGTGGCCGCCTCGGGCTACTTCACCGACGTGATGCCCTGGCTGACCAACAACGACACCTCGGCGCTCAGTGCGGACTGGAAGACCGCGCAGTACGACTCACCCGCCGCGGTCGAGGCGCTGACGTTCGCCCGGTCGCTGGTGGTCGACGGTCTGGCGCCCAAGCCCGGTGGCAACCTCGAGGCGGCGACCCTGATGGCCAAGGGCAAGCTGGCCACGTTCGGCGGCGGAAGATGGCCGACCAACGACCTGCGCCGGGTCAGGTTCGTCGACAAGGTACGACTGGTCCGCTGGCCGAAGAACGCCGGCGTAGGCTCCCCGGTCGGGTGGGACGCCTGGCCGATCCTCAAGCAGTCGAAGAACAAGGACGCCGCCTGGACTCTGATCAAGTACCTGATCTCGGAGGAGTTCGGCGACGCGATCACCACCGGAGGCGGCGGCGCCGTACCCGCCCGGATCTCCGACGCCACCGGTGCGGACTTCCTCAAAGACGCGCCACAGAACACCGAGCTGCTGGTCGAACTGCTCAAGGACGCGACGCCGATCCCGGGACCGGACCGCGGCGCGGAGTGCCAGAAGGTGATCGAGGAAGCCTGGCTGCAGGGCATCAGCGGCACCAAACAGCCGCAGGCGGCGCTGACCGAGGCCAACGCGAAACTGCAGGACCTGCTGCGATGACCCTGGCGACCGGTGCCGTGGTGAGCGACCGCCGCGACTCCGGAAGAGCGCGCCGCCCGGCCGGGACCGGGCGGGCGGAAACCCTGGCCGGCTGGCTCTTCCTGTCCCCGTCCCTGCTGCTGTTCACGCTGTTCATCCTCGGGCCGTTCGTGGCCGGGCTCGCGATGTCGCTGTTCTCCTACGACCTGCTGACCCCGCCCAGGTTCGCGGGCCTGGACAACTTCGGCCGGTTGATCCACGACGGCCTGCTGCTGCACTCGCTGCGCAACACGTTCGTCTTCGCACTCGCCTCCGTGGTCACCCACCTCGCCGGCGGGCTGCTGCTGGCGATCGCGGTCAACCGCGGCATCAACAAGGTGCTCTCCTACTTCGTCCGTACGGCGGTCTTCTTCCCCTTTCTGATCTCGTGGGCCGCGGTCGCGCTGCTGTGGAAGTACGTGCTCGACCCGACGTTCGGCATCTTCGGCTACTACCTCAGGCTGGTGAGCATCGATCCGCCGGACTGGTTCACCGACCCGGCCTGGGCACTGCCGTCGATCATCGGCATCGACTTCTGGCACACCATCGGCTACACGTTCCTGATCATGCTGGCCGGTCTGCAGACGGTGCCGTCACAGATGGTCGAGGCGGCCCGCCGCGACGGGGCGAACCGGTTCCAGACGTTCTTCCACATCACGCTGCCGCTGATGTCGCCGACGATGTTCTTCGCCTCGG
This Actinopolymorpha cephalotaxi DNA region includes the following protein-coding sequences:
- the hrpA gene encoding ATP-dependent RNA helicase HrpA, encoding MDTPSRSSLAQLQARLPELTHHDRRRLQRRIDGVRNRRGRGDQQVSGEVLDRIAADIDAAEQRLAARRAGVPAVSYPEELPVSQRRDDILAAIRDHQVVIVAGETGSGKTTQLPKMCLELGRGVSGLVGHTQPRRLAARTVAERIAEELDTPLGEAVGWKVRFTDKVGDNTLVKVMTDGILLAEIQSDRMLRQYDTLIIDEAHERSLNIDFILGYVKQLLPRRPDLKVIITSATIDPERFSRHFGDAPIVEVSGRTYPVEVRYRPIVEDAEDRDRDQTQAILDAVDELSLEGDGDILVFLSGEREIRDTADALEKQNLPRTEIAPLYARLSAAEQHRVFQRHSGRRIVLATNVAETSLTVPGIRYVIDPGTARISRYSQRLKVQRLPIEAISQASANQRKGRCGRTSDGICIRLYAEDDFLARPEFTDPEILRTNLASVILAMTAAGLGDLAAFPFIDPPDSRNVKAGVQLLEELGALATAPAEAAAGATDADVKQGWDVEPADDERPGKGGRAGRKSRGRGDRDGGNRLTPVGRTLSQLPVDPRLARMVVEAERNGCLREVMVIAAALSIQDPRERPTGKEEAATQQHARFVDKTSDFLTYLNLWDYLREQQHALSSNQFRRLCRNEFLNYLRVREWQDIESQLRQVAKSLGMAVGKRNENLDSDRIHQSLLAGLLSHIGLKDSEKKKSEESARGAGRRSANDFLGARGARFAVFPGSALFKNPPQWVMAAELVETSRLWARIVARIDPAWVEALAGHLVKRNYSEPHWSKKQAAVLAYERVTLYGVPLVAQRVVNYGRIDAELSRELFIRHGLVEGDWETRHEFFHANRALLDEVEDLEDRARRRDILVDDDALFDFYDERVGRDVVSGAHFDSWWKKTRRREPDLLTFSLDMLVNESAEQVDEADYPDVWEVPGAKLRLTYQFEPGADADGVTVHIPLPILNQLRSDTFDWQIPGLRRELVTALIRTLPKPLRRTLVPAPDFARAALERMQPHRQPFLDSLEAALRQFTGILLPRESWDLQKVPDHLRPTFRVLDGRGRTLGEGKDLAALKEKLRGELKVTLAKAAGGVERANIRSWDFDQVPAEFAEQRAGLSVRAYPALADAGDSAAIRLFESEADARRAMWAGTRRLLLLNLPSPVKYVLDRQSYQTKLALSHSPHGSAAALFDDCLACAVDKLMADNGGPVRDRAGFDRLRDAVRADLHDTVADTVTRAAEVLSVAHELDTRLRRTSNPVLLPALTDVKAQLAGLVYPGFVTETGWRRLTDLVRYLRAIDRRLDKVAAEPHRDAERMRSVRQVQEAYDQARERLSRDARVSGSLSAQAEEGLREIRWMIEELRVSYFAQVLGTPGPISDKRILKAIDRLTS
- a CDS encoding ABC transporter substrate-binding protein, which translates into the protein MFGSVLAGCGGEEDASPGGATSGTVTFVYYGDANAQKAYDKLFTTFRKKYPNITLKAQGIAADSWAGFANTVATRLAGGQSLDVVQIATEGQRIFASKRLLEPLDPYIQKDRAAVDAYYADTPPNLRKWLKEYASPDGKTYFMPGGYNTMAMYLNTDLFARAGLEVPQAWTWEEFRTAGKAIKAKTGAFLGVAASGYFTDVMPWLTNNDTSALSADWKTAQYDSPAAVEALTFARSLVVDGLAPKPGGNLEAATLMAKGKLATFGGGRWPTNDLRRVRFVDKVRLVRWPKNAGVGSPVGWDAWPILKQSKNKDAAWTLIKYLISEEFGDAITTGGGGAVPARISDATGADFLKDAPQNTELLVELLKDATPIPGPDRGAECQKVIEEAWLQGISGTKQPQAALTEANAKLQDLLR
- a CDS encoding 2-phosphosulfolactate phosphatase: MHGERWWAQESSGVRLEWGPTGAERLADGRPGWLVVVDVLSFTTAVDVATERGTRVLPYPWRDETAVAFAARHRAALAVGRREVTASTPWSLSPAALRDAPLVPRLVLPSPNGSTIAAAATGRGTRVVAACLRNAGAVARWLAGQGAGTPDQPVLLVPAGERWPDTSLRPALEDLLGAGAVAAALADLGAGPLSPEANAARAGYRAMDPVAALLDCSSGRELRAGGFAKDVAVAAEIDASTSVPVLADGAFADAAADPGS
- a CDS encoding DinB family protein, whose translation is MTSSPPRARPPHVADERTQLMGWYDLQRAIVHYKCEGLGHDDLHRSVLPDSPLMTVAGILSHLRWAERRWFEVVFAGGPADPGAPQFVDDPEEAMIVDRAVPLDQLLAEYDRQCAASNEIIAAHALDDVGSHPDFDAARATLRWVVLHMLEETARHAGHLDTIRELLDGEKGYY
- a CDS encoding carbohydrate ABC transporter permease — its product is MTLATGAVVSDRRDSGRARRPAGTGRAETLAGWLFLSPSLLLFTLFILGPFVAGLAMSLFSYDLLTPPRFAGLDNFGRLIHDGLLLHSLRNTFVFALASVVTHLAGGLLLAIAVNRGINKVLSYFVRTAVFFPFLISWAAVALLWKYVLDPTFGIFGYYLRLVSIDPPDWFTDPAWALPSIIGIDFWHTIGYTFLIMLAGLQTVPSQMVEAARRDGANRFQTFFHITLPLMSPTMFFASVITFIGAFQIFDPIQIITRGGPDDATISAVMYLYQTTFQAFQVGYGSTIALAVFVVIMLVTLLQFWGSRKWVHNA